A window from Falco naumanni isolate bFalNau1 chromosome 3, bFalNau1.pat, whole genome shotgun sequence encodes these proteins:
- the HES4 gene encoding LOW QUALITY PROTEIN: transcription factor HES-4 (The sequence of the model RefSeq protein was modified relative to this genomic sequence to represent the inferred CDS: deleted 1 base in 1 codon): MPADTGMEKPTASPIAGAPASASHTPDKPRSASEHRKSSKPIMEKRRRARINESLGQLKTLILDALKKDSSRHSKLEKADILEMTVKHLRNLQRAQMTAALSADPTVLGKYRAGFNECMNEVTRFLSTCEGVNTDVRTRLLSHLSACLGQIVAMNYPPPPSGQPAHLAQQPLHVQLPPAAAGAVPVPCKLNPAEALSPKVYGGFQLVPAYRWPVRFLIPNPAFPPSSGPVIPLYANANVPVSAGSGAGNAAATPAASPVQGLTSFGGSIVPASQAGSPIAERSESVWRPW, from the exons ATGCCCGCCGACACGGGCATGGAGAAACCA ACCGCCTCGCCCATCGCGGGGGCGCCGGCCAGCGCCAGCCACACGCCAGACAAGCCGCGGAGTGCCAGCGAGCACCGGAAG TCCTCTAAGCCCATCATGGAGAAGCGGCGCCGGGCGCGGATCAACGAGAGCCTGGGGCAGCTGAAGACGCTGATACTGGACGCGCTGAAGAAGGAT AGCTCCCGGCACTCCAAGCTGGAGAAGGCGGACATCCTGGAGATGACTGTCAAGCACCTGCGGAACCTGCAGCGGGCTCAGATGACCG CCGCGCTCAGCGCCGACCCCACCGTCCTCGGCAAGTACCGGGCTGGATTCAACGAGTGCATGAACGAGGTGACGCGGTTCCTGTCCACCTGCGAAGGGGTCAACACCGACGTGCGGACCCGCCTGCTCAGCCACCTCTCGGCTTGCCTGGGCCAGATCGTGGCCATGAACTACCCGCCGCCGCCGTCCGGGCAGCCCGCCCACCTGGCCCAGCAGCCGCTGCACGTccagctgccccccgccgcggccggggccgTCCCGGTGCCCTGCAAGCTGAACCCCGCCGAAGCCCTCTCCCCCAAGGTCTACGGGGGTTTCCAGCTCGTCCCTGCCTACCGATGGCCAGTTCGCTTCCTCATCCCCAACCCGGCCTTTCCTCCCAGTTCCGGACCAGTTATACCCCTGTACGCCAACGCCAACGTGCCGGTGTCCGCAGGCAGCGGCGCAGGGAACGCGGCCGCCACCCCGGCAGCATCCCCGGTGCAGGGGCTGACATCATTTGGGGGCAGCATTGTTCCAGCATCCCAAGCGGGGAGTCCCATCGCAGAGCGCAGTGAATCGGTGTGGAGGCCTTGGTGA